The proteins below come from a single Drosophila suzukii chromosome X, CBGP_Dsuzu_IsoJpt1.0, whole genome shotgun sequence genomic window:
- the Gmap gene encoding thyroid receptor-interacting protein 11 isoform X2 gives MSWLNSSLSTLKGQLTNLAQEVLAETAGPGDLEYEGAHGAGAGEVGGDDQQTKTALQLLAETQEQKEQLDRRCEEKDREIAALRREVARNKQESKQAGTTSSTSSPGKTQSNEDQNVEDSWCWEPDGGDEKGATGSGDAARSKESDLVDIALGNGEVARLNNRIAELEQLNTQLNASLEELDSQHELAMQDVLEHKTQLAGQVANLKQQQADRLVEHELANARQQKLLDELRQSAAVAKEQQEQLQHRVELQEAELKRSVMELAEMQELLEKRGQDNAELIERVRLAETERDRLLKDLEESRLAKEKKNSESSSNSSSTGKHSEDEFIVVRQADATGSGSASGSDPDPDPEVTSPPSKEKLRDRLVSLESQISELTLTNTQMQDAQLEKQLGINLLGEQLAELEKRLRLSEAEKEQLQLDLQLRLQQLTVQNQELKLHAEAEQEGHAQDLEEQLGALRQENQRLRQELDTSIAQAKFRQAIAEEKQEITDLDDTDTTEYGTYELDKLRALLQAEIEDRLGSSQPQQKLERAWNSLSERWHRLDTVEQRLVDVQNQQLVSEHEKKTLEADISQYILQCDELMKNNELLLNELDKYKRNKLETIEEHHEETIVQLEAQLEEARHRLEASLSCQQQMETKLSSSQEKAPLESELLAKLEQKVQEQLQLQEQLTSAKKELAEKTKLLDRNEEQLTKQQQQIQEDQEKLAELSKLRETLRHKEDDLNSLEEQLTFIKQELEEKSNQLKNSQDQHKIQLAKIQNQLQVEQEKLREQLQQQERLEQQKELMEVDQNQQLITIKKELAEATSQLFECQEKLTVKEALLSEIQQQLLEASEEKTKLQEQLLNKEQQSGLSTEQTSQIQELQEQLLTKEQEIQKNQAELAKLQEALQANEEQLLAKAVELQAMELQLQEKESQLQSNQAADQSENLQQAIDALGQEKNELIKALQQKHQENTQYYAEIQRLQPFEQQLKDLAKEREKLQDQIAFLKEKSDILTTNLLTEQTNQRLLQQQQAESQEQQASVQRDLERLRAHLLEVEELHTQETVELQRDLEESRSRQAVLEQQVSKSSTAYTSASIRANQQAETLQAQHALLQQQRDELLAKLGQYEDRELKQQAALTNLQCALEQFQNDKDHDIEMATQRIRREMQTQLDRQGQLQQEMGALQQQLAEANQGLRAAARLSDQLEAGQQTIAVLRDEVESLKEANGQLEQRLSSSESSQTDKIDKSLIKSLLIGYVVSGHAGDKQQVLRMISSVLDFNAQEADKVGLNKQQSSWLGSILGGGSAPATGSGSSRGNDNLVQAFVQFLEQESQPLAQLQSRPTLLSMSGQMDGATSSSSTSSSAAAAASTLPLPTNAQIPSTAPLASQQDPAAPGTPPVGGSPQSLAMGSNEFAPSRNSSSILKDILSDS, from the exons GAGTACGAAGGAGCGCatggagcaggagcaggagaaGTCGGTGGCGACGATCAACAGACCAAGACAGCCCTGCAGCTGCTGGCGGAAACGCAGGAGCAAAAGGAGCAGCTGGACAGACGGTGCGAGGAGAAGGATCGCGAG ATTGCCGCCCTGCGACGCGAGGTGGCCAGAAACAAGCAGGAATCCAAGCAGGCAGGAACCACCAGCAGCACATCTTCGCCCGGGAAAACCCAATCG AATGAAGATCAGAATGTGGAGGACAGCTGGTGCTGGGAGCCCGATGGAGGCGACGAGAAGGGGGCCACAGGATCAGGCGATGCAGCGAGGTCCAAGGAGTCGGACCTGGTGGACATCGCCCTGGGAAACGGCGAGGTGGCCCGGCTAAACAACCGCATTGCTGAGCTGGAGCAGCTCAATACACAGCTGAATGCCTCGTTGGAGGAGCTGGACTCGCAGCACGAGCTGGCCATGCAGGATGTGCTGGAGCACAAGACTCAGCTGGCCGGTCAGGTGGCGAATCTCAAGCAGCAGCAAGCGGATCGCCTGGTGGAACACGAGTTGGCCAATGCCAGGCAGCAAAAGCTGCTGGACGAACTGCGTCAGTCGGCCGCGGTGGCCaaggagcagcaggagcaaCTGCAGCACCGGGTGGAGCTGCAGGAGGCGGAGCTTAAACGCAGCGTCATGGAGCTAGCCGAGATGCAGGAGCTGCTGGAAAAACGGGGCCAGGACAATGCCGAGCTCATCGAACGCGTTCGCCTGGCGGAAACGGAGCGCGACAGACTGCTCAAGGATCTGGAGGAATCTCGGCTGGCCAAGGAGAAGAAGAACTCGGAGTCTTCATCGAACAGCTCTTCCACGGGCAAACACAGCGAGGATGAGTTCATAGTGGTACGCCAGGCGGATGCGACGGGTTCTGGCTCCGCTTCCGGCTCGGATCCCGATCCAGATCCCGAGGTCACTTCGCCGCCCTCCAAGGAGAAGCTGCGCGATCGCCTCGTCTCCCTGGAATCACAAATCTCGGAACTGACCCTGACCAACACACAGATGCAGGATGCTCAGCTGGAGAAGCAGCTGGGCATCAATTTGCTGGGTGAACAGCTCGCGGAATTGGAGAAGCGTCTGCGGCTCAGCGAGGCGGAGAAGGAGCAGCTTCAGTTGGATCTGCAGCTGCGATTGCAGCAACTGACTGTGCAAAACCAGGAGCTGAAGCTGCATGCCGAGGCCGAGCAGGAGGGCCACGCCCAGGACCTCGAGGAGCAGCTGGGCGCCTTGCGGCAGGAGAATCAACGTTTACGCCAAGAGCTGGACACCAGCATAGCGCAGGCCAAGTTCCGACAGGCCATAGCCGAGGAGAAACAGGAGATTACGGATCTGGACGACACAGATACGACGGAATACGGCACCTATGAGCTAGACAAGCTGCGTGCCCTGCTCCAGGCCGAGATCGAGGATCGTCTAGGCAGCTCGCAGCCCCAGCAGAAACTGGAGCGGGCTTGGAACTCGCTGTCCGAGCGCTGGCACCGCCTGGACACTGTGGAGCAGCGACTGGTGGATGTGCAGAACCAACAGCTGGTCAGTGAGCACGAGAAGAAGACGCTTGAGGCGGACATCTCGCAGTACATCCTCCAGTGCGACGAGCTGATGAAGAACAACGAGCTGCTGCTCAACGAGCTGGACAAATACAAGCGCAACAAACTGGAAACCATCGAGGAGCACCACGAGGAGACGATCGTGCAATTGGAGGCTCAGCTGGAGGAGGCCAGGCACCGGTTGGAGGCTTCTCTGTCCTGCCAACAGCAGATGGAAACTAAACTGTCGTCCAGCCAAGAAAAGGCTCCTTTGGAAAGCGAACTGCTGGCCAAACTAGAGCAGAAGGTGCAGGAGCAATTGCAGCTGCAGGAACAACTTACCTCCGCCAAAAAAGAATTGGCCGAGAAAACTAAACTGCTGGATAGGAATGAAGAGCAGCTAACcaagcaacagcagcaaatTCAGGAAGATCAAGAAAAACTAGCAGAACTTTCAAAGCTGCGTGAAACCTTGCGCCATAAAGAGGATGATCTTAATAGTCTAGAGGAGCAACTAACCTTCATCAAACAGGAACTGGAAGAAAAGTCCAATCAATTAAAGAACAGCCAggatcagcacaaaatccagTTGGCCAAAATCCAAAATCAGCTGCAGGTCGAGCAGGAGAAGCTACGGGAGCAGCTTCAACAGCAGGAGAGGTTGGAGCAGCAGAAGGAACTGATGGAGGTGGATCAGAACCAACAGCTGATTACCATCAAGAAGGAGCTGGCCGAGGCAACCAGTCAACTATTTGAATGCCAGGAGAAGCTCACCGTAAAGGAAGCCCTGCTGTCTGAGATCCAACAGCAATTGCTGGAAGCTAGCGAGGAAAAGACAAAGCTACAAGAGCAACTCCTCAACAAGGAGCAGCAATCGGGCCTTAGCACTGAGCAGACTAGCCAAATCCAGGAGCTTCAGGAGCAGCTGCTGACCAAGGAGCAGGAAATACAGAAAAACCAAGCGGAACTGGCGAAACTGCAAGAGGCACTCCAGGCCAACGAAGAGCAGCTCCTGGCCAAGGCAGTAGAGCTTCAGGCCATGGAATTGCAACTCCAGGAAAAGGAATCGCAACTCCAGAGCAATCAGGCAGCCGATCAAAGCGAGAACCTGCAGCAGGCAATCGATGCCCTGGGCCAGGAGAAGAATGAGCTGATCAAGGCGCTGCAGCAGAAGCACCAGGAGAACACCCAGTACTATGCGGAGATCCAGCGGCTGCAGCCCTTCGAGCAGCAACTCAAGGATCTGGCCAAGGAGCGCGAGAAGCTGCAGGATCAGATCGCATTCCTCAAGGAGAAGTCCGACATACTCACCACGAATCTGCTGACGGAACAGACCAACCAGCGTCTCTTGCAGCAACAGCAGGCGGAGTCGCAGGAGCAGCAGGCCAGTGTACAGCGGGATCTGGAAAGATTGCGGGCGCATCTGCTGGAGGTCGAGGAGTTGCACACCCAGGAGACCGTGGAGCTGCAACGCGATCTGGAAGAGTCACGATCCCGTCAAGCGGTCCTCGAACAACAGGTGTCCAAGTCCAGCACGGCCTACACCTCAGCCAG TATTCGGGCCAATCAGCAGGCGGAAACGCTTCAAGCGCAGCATGCTCTGCTCCAGCAGCAGCGGGATGAACTGCTGGCCAAACTGGGCCAGTACGAGGATCGCGAGCTGAAGCAGCAGGCGGCGCTCACCAATCTCCAGTGTGCCCTGGAGCAGTTCCAGAAtg ACAAAGACCACGACATTGAGATGGCCACGCAGCGCATCCGCCGCGAGATGCAGACCCAGTTGGACCGACAGGGTCAGCTCCAGCAGGAGATGGGTGCACTGCAGCAACAGCTGGCGGAGGCCAACCAGGGATTGAGGGCTGCCGCCCGGCTCTCCGATCAACTGGAGGCCGGTCAGCAGACGATCGCCGTTCTGCGGGATGAAG TGGAGAGCCTGAAGGAGGCCAATGGCCAGCTGGAGCAGCGGCTCAGCAGCAGCGAGAGCAGCCAGACGGACAAGATCGACAAGAGCCTGATCAAGAGCTTGCTTATTGGATATGTGGTCAGTGGTCATGCCGGCGACAAGCAGCAGGTGCTGCGCATGATCTCCTCCGTGCTGGACTTCAATGCCCAGGAGGCGGACAAGGTGGGCCTGAATAAGCAGCAGAGCAGCTGGCTGGGCTCTATTTTGGGTGGGGGTTCCGCCCCAGCAACGGGTTCAG GATCCTCGCGTGGCAATGACAACCTGGTGCAGGCCTTTGTtcagttcctggagcaggagTCACAGCCGCTGGCGCAACTGCAATCGAGACCCACACTGTTGAGCATGTCGGGTCAGATGGATGGGGCCACATCCTCCTCCTCaacctcctcctccgccgccgccgctgccaGCACTCTTCCCCTGCCGACGAATGCACAAATCCCCAGTACGGCGCCTCTGGCAAGTCAGCAGGATCCAGCGGCTCCAGGAACACCGCCAGTGGGTGGATCACCACAATCGCTGGCCATGGGCTCCAACGAATTCGCACCCTCACGCAACTCCAGCTCGATATTGAAGGACATCCTCAGCGACTCCTGA
- the Gmap gene encoding thyroid receptor-interacting protein 11 isoform X1, protein MSWLNSSLSTLKGQLTNLAQEVLAETAGPGDLEYEGAHGAGAGEVGGDDQQTKTALQLLAETQEQKEQLDRRCEEKDREIAALRREVARNKQESKQAGTTSSTSSPGKTQSQNEDQNVEDSWCWEPDGGDEKGATGSGDAARSKESDLVDIALGNGEVARLNNRIAELEQLNTQLNASLEELDSQHELAMQDVLEHKTQLAGQVANLKQQQADRLVEHELANARQQKLLDELRQSAAVAKEQQEQLQHRVELQEAELKRSVMELAEMQELLEKRGQDNAELIERVRLAETERDRLLKDLEESRLAKEKKNSESSSNSSSTGKHSEDEFIVVRQADATGSGSASGSDPDPDPEVTSPPSKEKLRDRLVSLESQISELTLTNTQMQDAQLEKQLGINLLGEQLAELEKRLRLSEAEKEQLQLDLQLRLQQLTVQNQELKLHAEAEQEGHAQDLEEQLGALRQENQRLRQELDTSIAQAKFRQAIAEEKQEITDLDDTDTTEYGTYELDKLRALLQAEIEDRLGSSQPQQKLERAWNSLSERWHRLDTVEQRLVDVQNQQLVSEHEKKTLEADISQYILQCDELMKNNELLLNELDKYKRNKLETIEEHHEETIVQLEAQLEEARHRLEASLSCQQQMETKLSSSQEKAPLESELLAKLEQKVQEQLQLQEQLTSAKKELAEKTKLLDRNEEQLTKQQQQIQEDQEKLAELSKLRETLRHKEDDLNSLEEQLTFIKQELEEKSNQLKNSQDQHKIQLAKIQNQLQVEQEKLREQLQQQERLEQQKELMEVDQNQQLITIKKELAEATSQLFECQEKLTVKEALLSEIQQQLLEASEEKTKLQEQLLNKEQQSGLSTEQTSQIQELQEQLLTKEQEIQKNQAELAKLQEALQANEEQLLAKAVELQAMELQLQEKESQLQSNQAADQSENLQQAIDALGQEKNELIKALQQKHQENTQYYAEIQRLQPFEQQLKDLAKEREKLQDQIAFLKEKSDILTTNLLTEQTNQRLLQQQQAESQEQQASVQRDLERLRAHLLEVEELHTQETVELQRDLEESRSRQAVLEQQVSKSSTAYTSASIRANQQAETLQAQHALLQQQRDELLAKLGQYEDRELKQQAALTNLQCALEQFQNDKDHDIEMATQRIRREMQTQLDRQGQLQQEMGALQQQLAEANQGLRAAARLSDQLEAGQQTIAVLRDEVESLKEANGQLEQRLSSSESSQTDKIDKSLIKSLLIGYVVSGHAGDKQQVLRMISSVLDFNAQEADKVGLNKQQSSWLGSILGGGSAPATGSGSSRGNDNLVQAFVQFLEQESQPLAQLQSRPTLLSMSGQMDGATSSSSTSSSAAAAASTLPLPTNAQIPSTAPLASQQDPAAPGTPPVGGSPQSLAMGSNEFAPSRNSSSILKDILSDS, encoded by the exons GAGTACGAAGGAGCGCatggagcaggagcaggagaaGTCGGTGGCGACGATCAACAGACCAAGACAGCCCTGCAGCTGCTGGCGGAAACGCAGGAGCAAAAGGAGCAGCTGGACAGACGGTGCGAGGAGAAGGATCGCGAG ATTGCCGCCCTGCGACGCGAGGTGGCCAGAAACAAGCAGGAATCCAAGCAGGCAGGAACCACCAGCAGCACATCTTCGCCCGGGAAAACCCAATCG CAGAATGAAGATCAGAATGTGGAGGACAGCTGGTGCTGGGAGCCCGATGGAGGCGACGAGAAGGGGGCCACAGGATCAGGCGATGCAGCGAGGTCCAAGGAGTCGGACCTGGTGGACATCGCCCTGGGAAACGGCGAGGTGGCCCGGCTAAACAACCGCATTGCTGAGCTGGAGCAGCTCAATACACAGCTGAATGCCTCGTTGGAGGAGCTGGACTCGCAGCACGAGCTGGCCATGCAGGATGTGCTGGAGCACAAGACTCAGCTGGCCGGTCAGGTGGCGAATCTCAAGCAGCAGCAAGCGGATCGCCTGGTGGAACACGAGTTGGCCAATGCCAGGCAGCAAAAGCTGCTGGACGAACTGCGTCAGTCGGCCGCGGTGGCCaaggagcagcaggagcaaCTGCAGCACCGGGTGGAGCTGCAGGAGGCGGAGCTTAAACGCAGCGTCATGGAGCTAGCCGAGATGCAGGAGCTGCTGGAAAAACGGGGCCAGGACAATGCCGAGCTCATCGAACGCGTTCGCCTGGCGGAAACGGAGCGCGACAGACTGCTCAAGGATCTGGAGGAATCTCGGCTGGCCAAGGAGAAGAAGAACTCGGAGTCTTCATCGAACAGCTCTTCCACGGGCAAACACAGCGAGGATGAGTTCATAGTGGTACGCCAGGCGGATGCGACGGGTTCTGGCTCCGCTTCCGGCTCGGATCCCGATCCAGATCCCGAGGTCACTTCGCCGCCCTCCAAGGAGAAGCTGCGCGATCGCCTCGTCTCCCTGGAATCACAAATCTCGGAACTGACCCTGACCAACACACAGATGCAGGATGCTCAGCTGGAGAAGCAGCTGGGCATCAATTTGCTGGGTGAACAGCTCGCGGAATTGGAGAAGCGTCTGCGGCTCAGCGAGGCGGAGAAGGAGCAGCTTCAGTTGGATCTGCAGCTGCGATTGCAGCAACTGACTGTGCAAAACCAGGAGCTGAAGCTGCATGCCGAGGCCGAGCAGGAGGGCCACGCCCAGGACCTCGAGGAGCAGCTGGGCGCCTTGCGGCAGGAGAATCAACGTTTACGCCAAGAGCTGGACACCAGCATAGCGCAGGCCAAGTTCCGACAGGCCATAGCCGAGGAGAAACAGGAGATTACGGATCTGGACGACACAGATACGACGGAATACGGCACCTATGAGCTAGACAAGCTGCGTGCCCTGCTCCAGGCCGAGATCGAGGATCGTCTAGGCAGCTCGCAGCCCCAGCAGAAACTGGAGCGGGCTTGGAACTCGCTGTCCGAGCGCTGGCACCGCCTGGACACTGTGGAGCAGCGACTGGTGGATGTGCAGAACCAACAGCTGGTCAGTGAGCACGAGAAGAAGACGCTTGAGGCGGACATCTCGCAGTACATCCTCCAGTGCGACGAGCTGATGAAGAACAACGAGCTGCTGCTCAACGAGCTGGACAAATACAAGCGCAACAAACTGGAAACCATCGAGGAGCACCACGAGGAGACGATCGTGCAATTGGAGGCTCAGCTGGAGGAGGCCAGGCACCGGTTGGAGGCTTCTCTGTCCTGCCAACAGCAGATGGAAACTAAACTGTCGTCCAGCCAAGAAAAGGCTCCTTTGGAAAGCGAACTGCTGGCCAAACTAGAGCAGAAGGTGCAGGAGCAATTGCAGCTGCAGGAACAACTTACCTCCGCCAAAAAAGAATTGGCCGAGAAAACTAAACTGCTGGATAGGAATGAAGAGCAGCTAACcaagcaacagcagcaaatTCAGGAAGATCAAGAAAAACTAGCAGAACTTTCAAAGCTGCGTGAAACCTTGCGCCATAAAGAGGATGATCTTAATAGTCTAGAGGAGCAACTAACCTTCATCAAACAGGAACTGGAAGAAAAGTCCAATCAATTAAAGAACAGCCAggatcagcacaaaatccagTTGGCCAAAATCCAAAATCAGCTGCAGGTCGAGCAGGAGAAGCTACGGGAGCAGCTTCAACAGCAGGAGAGGTTGGAGCAGCAGAAGGAACTGATGGAGGTGGATCAGAACCAACAGCTGATTACCATCAAGAAGGAGCTGGCCGAGGCAACCAGTCAACTATTTGAATGCCAGGAGAAGCTCACCGTAAAGGAAGCCCTGCTGTCTGAGATCCAACAGCAATTGCTGGAAGCTAGCGAGGAAAAGACAAAGCTACAAGAGCAACTCCTCAACAAGGAGCAGCAATCGGGCCTTAGCACTGAGCAGACTAGCCAAATCCAGGAGCTTCAGGAGCAGCTGCTGACCAAGGAGCAGGAAATACAGAAAAACCAAGCGGAACTGGCGAAACTGCAAGAGGCACTCCAGGCCAACGAAGAGCAGCTCCTGGCCAAGGCAGTAGAGCTTCAGGCCATGGAATTGCAACTCCAGGAAAAGGAATCGCAACTCCAGAGCAATCAGGCAGCCGATCAAAGCGAGAACCTGCAGCAGGCAATCGATGCCCTGGGCCAGGAGAAGAATGAGCTGATCAAGGCGCTGCAGCAGAAGCACCAGGAGAACACCCAGTACTATGCGGAGATCCAGCGGCTGCAGCCCTTCGAGCAGCAACTCAAGGATCTGGCCAAGGAGCGCGAGAAGCTGCAGGATCAGATCGCATTCCTCAAGGAGAAGTCCGACATACTCACCACGAATCTGCTGACGGAACAGACCAACCAGCGTCTCTTGCAGCAACAGCAGGCGGAGTCGCAGGAGCAGCAGGCCAGTGTACAGCGGGATCTGGAAAGATTGCGGGCGCATCTGCTGGAGGTCGAGGAGTTGCACACCCAGGAGACCGTGGAGCTGCAACGCGATCTGGAAGAGTCACGATCCCGTCAAGCGGTCCTCGAACAACAGGTGTCCAAGTCCAGCACGGCCTACACCTCAGCCAG TATTCGGGCCAATCAGCAGGCGGAAACGCTTCAAGCGCAGCATGCTCTGCTCCAGCAGCAGCGGGATGAACTGCTGGCCAAACTGGGCCAGTACGAGGATCGCGAGCTGAAGCAGCAGGCGGCGCTCACCAATCTCCAGTGTGCCCTGGAGCAGTTCCAGAAtg ACAAAGACCACGACATTGAGATGGCCACGCAGCGCATCCGCCGCGAGATGCAGACCCAGTTGGACCGACAGGGTCAGCTCCAGCAGGAGATGGGTGCACTGCAGCAACAGCTGGCGGAGGCCAACCAGGGATTGAGGGCTGCCGCCCGGCTCTCCGATCAACTGGAGGCCGGTCAGCAGACGATCGCCGTTCTGCGGGATGAAG TGGAGAGCCTGAAGGAGGCCAATGGCCAGCTGGAGCAGCGGCTCAGCAGCAGCGAGAGCAGCCAGACGGACAAGATCGACAAGAGCCTGATCAAGAGCTTGCTTATTGGATATGTGGTCAGTGGTCATGCCGGCGACAAGCAGCAGGTGCTGCGCATGATCTCCTCCGTGCTGGACTTCAATGCCCAGGAGGCGGACAAGGTGGGCCTGAATAAGCAGCAGAGCAGCTGGCTGGGCTCTATTTTGGGTGGGGGTTCCGCCCCAGCAACGGGTTCAG GATCCTCGCGTGGCAATGACAACCTGGTGCAGGCCTTTGTtcagttcctggagcaggagTCACAGCCGCTGGCGCAACTGCAATCGAGACCCACACTGTTGAGCATGTCGGGTCAGATGGATGGGGCCACATCCTCCTCCTCaacctcctcctccgccgccgccgctgccaGCACTCTTCCCCTGCCGACGAATGCACAAATCCCCAGTACGGCGCCTCTGGCAAGTCAGCAGGATCCAGCGGCTCCAGGAACACCGCCAGTGGGTGGATCACCACAATCGCTGGCCATGGGCTCCAACGAATTCGCACCCTCACGCAACTCCAGCTCGATATTGAAGGACATCCTCAGCGACTCCTGA